Proteins encoded within one genomic window of Pararhizobium capsulatum DSM 1112:
- the pstB gene encoding phosphate ABC transporter ATP-binding protein PstB, with the protein MNMMSEAAVEKALEQKMNTIPYKMIGKDVSVYYGEKRALFDVNLNVRENTVTALIGPSGCGKSTFLRTLNRMNDTIDGCRVTGKITLDEDDIYDPTIDVVELRARVGMVFQKPNPFPKSIYENVSYGPRIHGLARSKAEFDQVVEQSLQKAGLWNEVKDRLHEPGTGLSGGQQQRLCIARAVAVSPEVILMDEPCSALDPIATAKVEELIHELRANFTIVIVTHSMQQAARVSQRTAMFHLGNLVEENDTDKMFTNPDDQRTQDYIMGRFG; encoded by the coding sequence ATGAACATGATGTCCGAAGCAGCAGTCGAAAAGGCTCTCGAGCAGAAAATGAATACCATACCCTACAAGATGATCGGCAAGGATGTTTCCGTCTATTACGGCGAGAAGCGCGCTCTTTTCGATGTGAACCTCAACGTCCGCGAAAACACCGTCACCGCTTTGATCGGCCCTTCGGGCTGCGGCAAGTCGACATTCCTGCGCACGCTGAACCGCATGAACGACACGATCGACGGCTGCCGCGTGACCGGCAAGATCACGCTCGACGAAGACGATATCTACGATCCGACGATCGACGTCGTGGAACTGCGTGCCCGCGTCGGCATGGTGTTCCAGAAGCCGAACCCGTTCCCCAAGTCGATCTATGAGAACGTCTCCTACGGCCCGCGTATCCACGGTCTCGCCCGCTCGAAGGCGGAGTTCGACCAGGTGGTCGAGCAGAGCCTGCAGAAAGCCGGCCTCTGGAACGAGGTGAAGGATCGCCTGCATGAGCCGGGCACCGGCCTCTCGGGTGGTCAGCAGCAGCGTCTGTGCATTGCACGCGCCGTTGCGGTCAGCCCGGAAGTAATCCTGATGGACGAGCCCTGCTCGGCTCTCGACCCTATCGCAACCGCAAAGGTCGAGGAACTGATCCACGAACTGCGCGCCAACTTCACGATCGTCATCGTCACGCACTCGATGCAGCAGGCAGCCCGCGTTTCGCAGCGCACCGCCATGTTCCACCTCGGCAATCTCGTCGAGGAGAACGATACCGACAAGATGTTCACCAACCCGGACGACCAGCGCACCCAGGACTACATCATGGGCCGTTTCGGCTGA
- the pstA gene encoding phosphate ABC transporter permease PstA, producing the protein MTEISASAPSAFVRPAQARRDIGIKKRYRAERRFRAYGVAAILTGLFFLFVLLWTVVSNGYTAFLQTTITLPIEFSEKVIDPKNERADNPAKLMTANYPLLVRDALVKALNIDPSNRALVKQATDMVSASARVQLRNIVVNNQSAIGTTQNVSLLAEGNIDSANKGQIDLAVPEANRKVKDQQIEWMKTLTESGSLTKSFNTGLFTFGASSRPEAAGIGVAALGSLYMMLIVLVLALPIGVCASIYLEEFAPKNRLTDLIEVNINNLAAVPSIVYGLLGLAVFINFAGMPRSAALVGGLVLTLMTLPTIIIATRAALKAVPPSIRSAALGLGASKMQTIFHHVLPLAMPGVLTGTIIGLAHALGETAPLLLIGMVAFVVDYPGSPMEPSTALPVQIYMWANEAERAFVERTSGAIIILLVFLVVMNLGAILLRRRFERRW; encoded by the coding sequence ATGACCGAGATCTCCGCTTCCGCACCCTCCGCCTTCGTCCGTCCCGCCCAGGCACGCCGCGACATCGGCATCAAGAAACGCTACCGCGCCGAAAGACGCTTCCGGGCCTATGGCGTGGCGGCGATCCTGACCGGCCTGTTCTTCCTGTTCGTGCTGCTTTGGACGGTCGTCTCCAACGGTTACACCGCCTTCCTGCAGACGACGATCACCCTGCCGATCGAGTTCTCCGAGAAGGTCATCGATCCGAAGAACGAACGCGCCGACAATCCCGCAAAGCTGATGACGGCGAATTATCCGCTGCTCGTCCGCGATGCTCTGGTGAAGGCGTTGAACATCGATCCGTCGAACCGTGCGCTGGTCAAGCAGGCGACCGACATGGTTTCGGCCAGCGCCCGCGTCCAGCTGCGTAACATTGTCGTCAACAACCAGTCCGCCATCGGCACGACGCAGAACGTTTCTCTGCTGGCCGAAGGCAATATCGACAGCGCCAACAAGGGCCAGATCGATCTCGCCGTGCCGGAAGCCAACCGCAAGGTGAAGGACCAGCAGATCGAGTGGATGAAGACGCTCACCGAGAGCGGTTCGCTCACGAAGTCCTTCAACACCGGCCTCTTCACCTTCGGCGCATCGAGCCGTCCGGAAGCAGCCGGCATCGGCGTCGCGGCGCTCGGCTCCCTCTACATGATGTTGATCGTGCTCGTTCTTGCCCTGCCGATCGGTGTTTGTGCATCGATCTACCTGGAAGAGTTCGCGCCGAAGAACCGCTTGACCGACCTGATCGAGGTGAACATCAACAACCTCGCGGCCGTTCCGTCGATTGTCTACGGTCTGCTTGGCCTAGCGGTGTTCATCAACTTCGCCGGCATGCCCCGCTCGGCTGCTCTCGTTGGCGGTCTCGTCCTGACGCTGATGACGCTTCCGACGATCATCATCGCGACCCGCGCGGCGCTGAAGGCCGTGCCGCCTTCGATCCGCTCTGCGGCTCTGGGTCTCGGCGCCTCGAAGATGCAGACCATCTTCCATCATGTCCTGCCGCTCGCCATGCCGGGCGTTCTGACCGGAACGATCATCGGCCTTGCCCATGCGCTTGGCGAAACCGCCCCGCTGCTGCTCATCGGCATGGTCGCCTTCGTCGTCGATTATCCTGGCTCGCCGATGGAGCCCTCCACTGCCCTGCCCGTGCAGATCTACATGTGGGCCAATGAAGCAGAACGTGCATTCGTCGAACGGACGTCGGGAGCGATCATCATCCTCCTGGTATTCCTCGTCGTCATGAACCTTGGCGCAATCCTGTTGCGGCGTCGCTTTGAGCGTCGCTGGTAG
- the pstC gene encoding phosphate ABC transporter permease subunit PstC → MNTSLIFLIVLIIGLGAYFVARSRAVASANGKLSILHSLPGYHGTYAAIWATLPALVVLGVWLVASPMVIEKTIRNSLPEGVTSQGAAPTELALGQVISVANGLRLLSDDELATVTNRSANLRETLAAKGIPMASDGEPYLLTSAEAYNSAKDGSQLTMAAVVIILSIAGAVFALRGISAPFRARNRVERVMLGGLLLASSIAILTTVGIIGSMLSEAIRFFQSVSPSTFFFGTVWDPRFSAAGSGGTEGQFGLLPLLAGTLYIAFVAMLFAVPVGLFAAIYMAEYARPAVRGIAKPLLEILAGIPTIVYGFFALITVGPFLRDVSAQLNGLITGNYVNFIQAQSVLTAGIVMGIMLIPFVSSLSDDIITQVPRSLRDGSLGLGATRSETIKKVVLPAALPGIVGALLLTASRAVGETMIVVLAAGVAARMQFNPFEAMTTVTVKIVNQLTGDLEFNSPQTLVAFALGITLFAITLCLNIYALYIVRKYREQYE, encoded by the coding sequence ATGAACACCTCTCTGATTTTTTTGATTGTTTTGATAATAGGCCTTGGCGCCTATTTCGTTGCGAGATCGCGGGCCGTCGCCAGTGCGAACGGCAAGCTTTCCATACTTCATTCCCTTCCCGGCTATCACGGCACCTACGCGGCGATCTGGGCGACCCTTCCGGCACTCGTCGTGCTCGGCGTCTGGCTTGTCGCCAGTCCGATGGTGATAGAAAAGACCATCCGTAATTCTCTTCCCGAAGGCGTGACCAGCCAGGGCGCAGCACCGACCGAACTGGCGCTGGGTCAGGTTATTTCCGTGGCCAACGGCCTGCGGCTGCTCAGCGACGACGAGCTTGCCACGGTGACCAACCGTAGCGCCAATCTGCGCGAAACGCTGGCCGCCAAAGGCATTCCCATGGCAAGCGACGGAGAGCCCTATCTGCTCACCTCCGCCGAGGCGTACAACTCCGCGAAGGATGGCAGCCAGCTCACCATGGCGGCTGTCGTGATCATCCTTTCGATCGCGGGCGCGGTTTTTGCGCTTCGCGGCATCTCCGCTCCGTTCCGCGCCCGCAACCGTGTCGAGCGCGTCATGCTGGGGGGGCTGCTGCTGGCGTCGTCCATCGCCATTCTGACGACGGTTGGCATCATCGGCTCGATGCTTTCGGAAGCCATCCGCTTCTTCCAGTCGGTTTCGCCCAGCACCTTCTTTTTTGGAACGGTCTGGGATCCGCGCTTTTCGGCGGCCGGCAGCGGCGGCACGGAAGGACAGTTCGGCCTCCTGCCGCTTCTTGCAGGCACGCTCTACATCGCCTTCGTCGCCATGCTGTTTGCCGTACCCGTTGGCCTTTTTGCAGCGATCTACATGGCGGAGTACGCTCGTCCTGCCGTTCGCGGCATCGCCAAGCCACTCCTCGAAATTCTCGCGGGCATCCCGACCATCGTCTACGGCTTCTTCGCCCTGATCACGGTCGGTCCGTTCCTGCGCGACGTGTCGGCCCAGCTCAACGGGCTCATCACCGGCAACTACGTGAACTTCATTCAGGCGCAGAGCGTTCTGACGGCCGGTATCGTCATGGGCATCATGCTGATCCCCTTCGTTTCCTCGCTCTCCGACGACATCATCACCCAGGTTCCGCGCTCGCTGCGTGACGGCTCGCTCGGCCTTGGTGCAACCCGGTCGGAAACAATCAAGAAGGTCGTGCTCCCCGCTGCCCTTCCGGGCATCGTCGGCGCTCTCCTGCTGACGGCCTCGCGTGCTGTCGGTGAAACCATGATCGTCGTGCTTGCCGCCGGCGTTGCCGCCCGCATGCAGTTCAATCCCTTCGAAGCGATGACGACCGTCACGGTCAAGATCGTCAATCAGCTGACAGGCGACCTCGAGTTCAACTCGCCACAGACCCTTGTGGCCTTTGCACTCGGCATCACCCTGTTTGCGATCACGCTTTGCCTCAACATCTACGCGCTCTACATCGTGCGCAAATACCGGGAGCAGTACGAATGA
- a CDS encoding substrate-binding domain-containing protein produces MNVLKLTAAALVASVAFAGAAAARDQIQVAGSSTVLPYAKIVAETFGETFPDFKTPVVESGGTGAGLKEFCKGVGPDTIDVANASRKIKDSELETCKSNGVTEVQEIKFGYDGIVFATDASNADLKLVPKDLYLALAAEVVVDGKLVANPYKKWSEVNKDLPDVEIAAYIPGEKHGTREVFDEKVLAAGCKEVGATDVIKGLIADEKEAAKKCIAVRKDGLAIDIDGDYTETLARIASNKNGIGVFGLSFYENNADKLKVATVSGIAPSAETVASGEYPVSRPLFFYVKKAHLGVIPGLKEYVEFFLDDQMIGADSPLAAYGLVPAPDAEREEVRKAFSAGNML; encoded by the coding sequence ATGAACGTTCTGAAACTTACTGCTGCAGCCCTGGTTGCATCGGTTGCCTTTGCCGGCGCCGCTGCTGCCCGTGACCAGATCCAGGTCGCCGGCTCCTCCACCGTTCTTCCTTATGCCAAGATCGTTGCCGAAACTTTCGGCGAAACCTTCCCGGACTTCAAGACCCCGGTCGTTGAATCCGGCGGCACCGGCGCGGGTCTGAAGGAATTCTGCAAGGGCGTCGGCCCGGACACCATCGACGTTGCCAATGCTTCGCGCAAGATCAAGGACAGCGAGCTGGAAACCTGCAAGTCGAACGGCGTAACCGAAGTTCAGGAAATCAAGTTCGGCTATGACGGCATCGTTTTCGCAACCGACGCCAGCAATGCCGACCTGAAGCTGGTTCCGAAGGACCTGTACCTTGCGCTGGCCGCTGAAGTCGTCGTTGACGGCAAGCTCGTTGCCAACCCCTACAAGAAGTGGTCGGAAGTCAACAAGGACCTGCCGGACGTTGAAATCGCCGCTTACATCCCGGGCGAAAAGCACGGCACCCGCGAAGTCTTCGACGAGAAAGTTCTCGCTGCAGGCTGCAAGGAAGTCGGCGCTACCGACGTCATCAAGGGCCTGATTGCGGACGAGAAAGAAGCTGCCAAGAAGTGCATCGCCGTTCGTAAGGACGGTCTGGCGATCGACATCGATGGCGACTACACCGAAACGCTTGCTCGTATCGCCTCCAACAAGAACGGCATCGGCGTCTTCGGCCTGTCCTTCTACGAAAACAACGCCGACAAGCTGAAGGTCGCTACCGTCAGCGGCATCGCTCCTTCGGCTGAGACCGTCGCTTCCGGCGAATATCCGGTTTCCCGCCCGCTGTTCTTCTATGTCAAGAAGGCACACCTCGGCGTTATCCCGGGCCTCAAGGAATATGTCGAGTTCTTCCTTGACGACCAGATGATCGGCGCTGACAGCCCGCTCGCAGCTTACGGCCTGGTTCCGGCTCCGGACGCAGAACGCGAAGAAGTCCGCAAGGCCTTCTCTGCCGGCAACATGCTCTGA
- the phoR gene encoding phosphate regulon sensor histidine kinase PhoR translates to MKTIAIRVRKTLRDRRWAALLSLVVGAGLIFAGVHVVAVVLFWLVLMIALLNQQVETAPPGPPVVFATASATSDLGVLLAAFNALDMPILVISSEEIVRLQNHAAEKAFGAIPVDTDLSARIRSPGILDMVRETIATGKPNQIEHSERLPSDAVYIVRIAPADTTAAEGDRLFILSFRDISQARRIDRMRSDFVANASHELRTPLASLRGFIETLQGPARGDAKAHEKFLMIMHEQATRMSRLVDDLLSLSRLELKSHIAPDETIDLAPLLGHVRDSLAPLARDLGVEITLDLPEHKATVRGDRDELTEVFENLIENACKYGQEGKKVDVKLSGGEGENSVEVSVRDYGPGIPAEHVPRITERFYRVNVEASRTKKGTGLGLAIVKHILTRHRARMIVQSEVGKGTVFTVRF, encoded by the coding sequence ATGAAGACGATTGCGATCAGAGTCAGGAAGACGCTGAGGGACAGACGTTGGGCGGCCCTTCTGTCGCTTGTCGTCGGCGCTGGCCTGATATTTGCCGGCGTTCATGTTGTGGCCGTCGTCTTGTTCTGGCTGGTGCTGATGATCGCACTTCTCAACCAGCAGGTCGAAACGGCGCCGCCCGGACCGCCGGTTGTCTTTGCAACGGCTTCGGCCACCTCCGACCTTGGTGTGCTGCTCGCTGCATTCAACGCGCTCGATATGCCGATCCTGGTCATTTCGTCAGAAGAAATCGTCCGGCTGCAGAATCACGCTGCCGAGAAAGCCTTCGGTGCGATCCCGGTCGATACGGACCTTTCGGCTCGCATCCGTTCACCCGGCATCCTCGATATGGTGCGTGAAACGATCGCCACCGGAAAACCGAACCAGATCGAGCATTCCGAGCGACTTCCTTCGGACGCGGTCTATATTGTGCGCATAGCCCCCGCTGATACGACCGCGGCCGAAGGCGACCGACTGTTCATCCTGTCCTTCCGCGACATTTCTCAGGCACGCCGGATCGACCGCATGCGCTCCGACTTCGTCGCCAATGCCAGCCATGAACTGCGAACGCCGCTTGCCTCGCTGCGCGGCTTCATCGAGACGCTGCAAGGTCCTGCCCGTGGCGACGCCAAGGCACACGAAAAGTTCCTGATGATCATGCACGAGCAGGCGACGCGAATGAGCCGGCTTGTCGATGATTTGCTGTCGCTCTCCCGGCTGGAGCTGAAATCGCATATCGCTCCCGACGAGACGATCGATCTGGCGCCGCTGCTCGGCCATGTGCGCGATAGCCTGGCACCTCTGGCGCGGGATCTCGGCGTCGAAATCACACTGGATCTTCCCGAGCATAAGGCGACGGTCCGGGGTGACCGCGATGAGCTGACCGAAGTCTTCGAGAATCTCATCGAAAACGCCTGCAAATACGGGCAAGAGGGCAAGAAGGTCGATGTGAAGCTGTCCGGTGGCGAGGGCGAAAATTCCGTGGAGGTATCGGTCCGCGATTATGGACCTGGAATCCCGGCTGAGCATGTGCCCCGCATCACAGAGCGTTTCTACCGCGTCAATGTCGAGGCGAGCCGCACGAAAAAAGGCACCGGCCTCGGGCTTGCAATCGTCAAGCACATCCTCACGCGCCATCGCGCCCGGATGATTGTTCAATCAGAAGTCGGCAAGGGTACGGTCTTCACCGTGCGGTTTTGA
- the ppk2 gene encoding polyphosphate kinase 2: MGDISIAVAKNAPVELEIDGKRRVFDVDDPKLPDWIEDEALASGGFPYDKKLKGEEFDRDLEKLQIELVKVQFWLQAKGKRVLALFEGRDAAGKGGTIYATHSYMNPRSSRVVALTKPTETESGQWYYQRYITHFPTKGEFVMFDRSWYNRAGVEPVMGFCTPEQYETFFRQTPRFEELIVDDGIFFFKFWLDIGRKMQLKRFHDRRHDLLKVWKLSPMDIAALDKWDDYSKKRDRMLKETHSKDAPWTVVLANDKRRARLNVIRHILNALDYDGKDKEAIGKIDDRILGSGRDFLK, from the coding sequence ATGGGTGATATCAGCATTGCGGTGGCGAAGAACGCGCCGGTCGAACTTGAGATCGATGGCAAACGCCGCGTGTTCGACGTCGATGACCCGAAATTGCCTGACTGGATCGAAGATGAGGCGCTGGCGTCCGGTGGCTTTCCCTATGACAAGAAGCTGAAAGGCGAGGAGTTCGACAGGGATCTGGAGAAGCTGCAGATCGAACTCGTCAAGGTCCAGTTCTGGCTGCAGGCCAAGGGAAAACGGGTGCTTGCGCTTTTCGAGGGCAGGGACGCCGCCGGCAAGGGGGGCACGATCTATGCCACCCATTCCTACATGAACCCGCGCAGTTCAAGGGTTGTGGCGCTCACCAAGCCGACGGAAACGGAAAGCGGCCAATGGTACTATCAGCGCTACATCACCCACTTCCCGACGAAGGGCGAGTTCGTCATGTTCGACCGCTCCTGGTATAACCGGGCGGGCGTCGAGCCCGTCATGGGCTTTTGCACGCCGGAGCAATACGAGACCTTCTTCCGCCAGACGCCCCGCTTCGAGGAACTGATCGTCGATGATGGCATCTTCTTCTTCAAGTTCTGGCTCGATATCGGCCGCAAGATGCAGCTGAAGCGCTTTCATGACCGGCGCCATGATCTCCTGAAGGTCTGGAAGCTCTCGCCGATGGACATCGCGGCGCTCGACAAGTGGGACGACTATTCGAAGAAGCGCGACCGGATGCTGAAGGAAACCCACAGCAAGGACGCGCCCTGGACTGTGGTTCTTGCCAACGACAAGCGCCGCGCCCGTTTGAACGTCATCCGCCATATCCTGAACGCGCTGGATTATGACGGCAAGGACAAGGAAGCGATCGGCAAGATCGATGACAGGATCCTCGGTTCTGGCCGCGATTTTCTGAAGTAA
- a CDS encoding biotin transporter BioY: MSGLETAIRQALERSDRTSPEMRARIYQSARNALEAGLRKQDVHDAEVIAQQRHRLEVLIHAIENEERANLKMQVSTEVTVEAPAAKTSPAEDSAPPIDDSLDIAPGRHDGMVAANRNEASFGDLRADRRSTARSTDAPVSAEPQLGADEIVARSPQADPALHKEKRGQAAGVQEPPRKRRRRSRLLSFLMVLTVLVAAFGTAGWWVVSSGLLQTAAERDTSVANPPARVSSEDFSGAPGLPTLGTQSGFTSDWIDVYKPGDGEAPTTGPQASADLVSDEAGQHLRIISSNVDAGGDVHIQIPATILEQLSGKTSTLALTVQADMGKTTQFSVECDFSTLGECGRHRFTLNDEKIDMLFKVTFDRSLAPKEPGSIVISSDVTGSGASLNLFAVRILPGQ, encoded by the coding sequence GTGAGCGGACTGGAAACGGCCATACGGCAAGCGCTGGAGCGCTCCGACCGGACAAGCCCGGAAATGCGCGCGCGCATCTACCAGTCCGCGCGCAACGCCCTGGAAGCCGGCCTTCGCAAACAGGATGTCCACGACGCCGAGGTGATCGCTCAGCAGCGCCATCGGCTGGAAGTCCTGATCCATGCCATCGAAAACGAAGAACGCGCCAATTTGAAAATGCAGGTGTCGACCGAAGTGACGGTCGAGGCACCGGCAGCCAAAACATCACCGGCAGAAGATTCCGCCCCACCGATCGATGACAGCCTGGATATTGCCCCCGGTCGTCATGACGGGATGGTGGCCGCCAACCGCAACGAAGCAAGCTTTGGCGACTTGCGTGCCGACCGCCGCTCGACGGCTCGCAGCACCGATGCACCGGTGAGCGCGGAACCGCAGCTGGGAGCCGACGAAATCGTTGCCCGGTCACCGCAGGCCGACCCAGCACTTCATAAAGAGAAACGCGGACAGGCAGCCGGGGTACAGGAACCACCCAGGAAGCGGCGCCGGCGTAGCAGGCTGCTTTCTTTCCTGATGGTATTGACGGTCCTGGTCGCAGCCTTCGGGACCGCAGGCTGGTGGGTCGTGTCGAGCGGATTGCTGCAAACCGCCGCGGAACGCGACACCAGCGTTGCCAACCCGCCGGCAAGGGTGAGTTCCGAGGATTTCAGCGGCGCGCCCGGCCTGCCGACACTTGGAACACAATCCGGTTTCACCAGCGACTGGATCGATGTTTACAAACCGGGTGACGGGGAAGCTCCGACCACAGGGCCGCAGGCATCCGCCGATCTCGTCAGCGATGAAGCCGGCCAACACCTGCGGATCATCTCCAGCAATGTCGATGCGGGCGGCGATGTGCACATTCAGATTCCTGCGACCATCCTCGAACAGCTTTCCGGCAAGACCTCGACGCTGGCGCTCACGGTACAGGCCGATATGGGCAAAACCACCCAGTTTTCCGTGGAATGTGATTTCAGCACGCTGGGCGAATGTGGCCGCCACCGCTTCACGCTGAACGACGAAAAGATCGATATGCTGTTCAAGGTAACGTTCGATCGCAGTCTTGCACCGAAGGAGCCTGGCAGCATCGTCATCAGCAGCGATGTCACCGGCTCGGGCGCAAGCCTCAATCTTTTTGCCGTTCGCATCCTGCCGGGCCAATAA
- a CDS encoding NAD(P)H-dependent flavin oxidoreductase: MSLPAILSGTTRLPVVAAPLFIISHPALTLAQCKAGVVGSFPALNARPHSQLDEWLAEITEDLGAYNTKNPTRPAAPFAVNQIVHKSNARLEQDLMLCVKYKVPIVISSLGAVPEVNAAIHSYGGIVLHDVINNRHANSAIRKGADGLIAVAAGAGGHAGTLSPFALIQEIRSWFDGPLLLSGAIATGGAVLAAQAMGADMAYIGSPFIATNEARASDAYKQMIVDSSAADIVYSNFFTGIHGNYLKGSIEAAGMDPVALPEADPSKMDFETATSGAKAWKDIWGSGQGIGAVKAITPVATLVERLESEYTAARRRLAL, from the coding sequence ATGTCCCTGCCAGCCATTCTCAGCGGAACGACACGCCTGCCGGTCGTTGCTGCCCCTCTCTTCATCATCTCGCATCCTGCCCTGACGCTCGCACAATGCAAGGCCGGCGTCGTGGGTTCCTTTCCCGCTCTGAATGCTCGTCCACACTCTCAGCTGGATGAGTGGCTGGCGGAGATTACGGAAGATCTTGGCGCCTACAACACGAAGAACCCCACCCGCCCTGCGGCACCGTTTGCCGTCAACCAGATCGTGCACAAGTCGAATGCGCGGCTGGAACAGGATCTGATGCTGTGCGTCAAATACAAGGTGCCGATCGTGATCTCGTCGCTGGGTGCTGTTCCGGAGGTCAATGCCGCGATCCATTCCTATGGTGGGATCGTGCTGCATGACGTGATCAACAATCGCCACGCCAACTCCGCCATTCGCAAGGGGGCTGACGGCCTTATCGCCGTTGCCGCCGGCGCAGGCGGTCATGCCGGCACGCTTTCTCCGTTTGCCCTCATCCAGGAAATCCGCAGCTGGTTCGACGGGCCGCTTCTGCTTTCGGGCGCAATCGCAACCGGGGGCGCGGTCCTTGCGGCGCAAGCGATGGGCGCCGACATGGCCTATATAGGCTCGCCCTTCATTGCCACCAACGAAGCCCGCGCCAGTGATGCCTACAAGCAGATGATTGTGGATAGCAGTGCTGCCGATATCGTCTATTCCAACTTCTTTACCGGAATTCACGGCAACTATCTGAAGGGCTCCATCGAGGCCGCTGGAATGGACCCCGTAGCGTTGCCGGAAGCAGATCCGTCGAAAATGGATTTTGAAACCGCCACTAGCGGTGCAAAGGCCTGGAAGGATATCTGGGGCAGCGGCCAGGGCATCGGCGCCGTCAAGGCCATAACGCCTGTCGCCACGCTCGTCGAACGGCTGGAAAGCGAATACACGGCCGCCCGCAGGCGCCTTGCCCTTTAA
- a CDS encoding GFA family protein: MNLDVQELNGACHCGTVMFNVKLKDGLRTARRCTCSYCQLKGAVAVSAAKDGITVLAGGETLTRYQFNTRAAEHYFCSTCGIYTFHKPRSNPDFYGVNAACLEGVSPFDFGELPVNDGINHPMDTQGSAGPRRAGTLRYIPAK; this comes from the coding sequence ATGAATCTCGACGTCCAGGAACTCAACGGAGCCTGCCACTGCGGCACCGTTATGTTCAATGTAAAACTGAAGGATGGTCTGCGTACGGCTCGGCGCTGCACCTGCTCCTATTGTCAGCTGAAAGGCGCCGTGGCGGTCTCCGCGGCAAAGGACGGAATTACCGTGCTCGCAGGTGGCGAGACGCTCACCAGGTACCAGTTCAACACCAGGGCCGCAGAGCATTATTTTTGCTCGACATGCGGCATCTACACGTTCCACAAACCGCGCTCCAACCCGGATTTCTATGGGGTCAATGCTGCGTGTCTTGAGGGAGTGAGCCCTTTCGACTTCGGAGAGCTACCCGTCAATGACGGTATCAATCATCCAATGGATACCCAGGGCTCGGCAGGTCCCCGACGCGCGGGAACCCTGCGCTACATTCCTGCGAAATGA
- a CDS encoding O-succinylhomoserine sulfhydrylase: MSKNWRPATQLVHGGTTRSNHGETSEAIFLTQGFVYDSSEAAEARFKGETDGFIYARYGSPTNDMFEKRMCMLEGAEDARATASGMAAVSAAILCQVKAGDHIVAARALFGSCRYVVETLAPRYGVECTLVDGRDLANWEAAVRPNTKVLFLESPTNPTLEVVDIEGVAKIANAIGATVVVDNVFATPLFQKPLELGAHVVVYSATKHIDGQGRCLGGVVLSSKDWINENLHDYFRHTGPALSPFNAWTLLKGIETLPLRVRQQTENAARIADFLAEQPQIAKVIYPGRKDHPQADIIARQMTGGSTLVCFEMKGGKEAAFALQNALDITVISNNLGDSKSLITHPATTTHKNLSDEARTELGISPGTVRFSAGIEDSADLLEDFAQALRSVKA, encoded by the coding sequence ATGAGCAAAAACTGGCGCCCGGCAACGCAGCTCGTTCATGGTGGAACCACCCGGTCGAACCACGGCGAAACCTCTGAAGCCATCTTCCTGACCCAAGGCTTCGTGTACGACAGCTCGGAAGCGGCTGAGGCACGCTTCAAGGGCGAGACCGACGGGTTCATCTACGCCCGCTACGGCAGCCCGACCAACGACATGTTCGAAAAGCGCATGTGCATGCTGGAAGGCGCCGAGGACGCCCGCGCCACGGCGTCCGGCATGGCCGCTGTCTCTGCCGCAATCCTCTGCCAGGTCAAGGCCGGTGATCATATCGTCGCGGCTCGCGCCCTCTTCGGCTCCTGCCGCTATGTCGTTGAGACGCTGGCGCCCAGATATGGCGTTGAATGCACGCTGGTCGATGGCCGCGATCTCGCCAACTGGGAAGCTGCCGTTCGCCCGAATACCAAGGTCTTATTCCTGGAAAGCCCGACCAACCCGACGCTCGAAGTCGTCGATATCGAAGGTGTTGCCAAGATCGCCAATGCGATCGGCGCGACGGTCGTCGTCGACAACGTGTTTGCGACACCGCTTTTTCAGAAACCACTGGAACTCGGCGCCCATGTCGTCGTCTATTCGGCCACCAAGCATATCGATGGCCAGGGCCGCTGCCTCGGCGGGGTCGTGTTGTCGAGCAAAGACTGGATCAACGAGAACCTGCACGACTACTTCCGCCACACCGGCCCGGCACTCTCGCCGTTCAACGCCTGGACGCTCCTGAAGGGCATCGAGACGCTGCCGCTGCGCGTTCGCCAGCAGACGGAGAATGCAGCCCGCATCGCCGATTTCCTTGCCGAGCAGCCGCAGATAGCGAAGGTGATCTATCCGGGCCGCAAGGACCATCCGCAGGCTGATATCATCGCGCGCCAGATGACCGGCGGCTCAACGCTCGTCTGCTTCGAGATGAAGGGTGGCAAGGAAGCAGCCTTCGCGCTTCAAAACGCGCTCGATATCACCGTGATTTCCAACAACCTTGGCGACTCCAAGAGCCTGATCACCCATCCGGCAACCACGACGCACAAGAACCTTTCTGACGAGGCGCGCACCGAGCTTGGAATTTCCCCAGGCACAGTCCGCTTCTCCGCTGGCATCGAAGATAGCGCCGATCTGCTTGAAGACTTCGCGCAGGCCTTGCGGTCAGTCAAGGCGTAA